The Henckelia pumila isolate YLH828 chromosome 2, ASM3356847v2, whole genome shotgun sequence genome includes a window with the following:
- the LOC140880752 gene encoding exocyst complex component EXO70B1, which produces MADNGEEKLIAIARQIAKSLGRTETMTDDIIKIFSNFDGRLREKLTEKLSDDDVERILNSLDRQISTCISSDRPIWSNSADASAFLDSVDQLIACIRDWTPLADDKNISSYLDRAEDLLQQSMFRLEDEFRTLAERGAVSYDLVRGESAHQQDYSDDEDDVSLEDDDGFIPVAHPVTDFDIIIDALPSGTIGDLHDIAKRMVAAGYVKECSHVYSTSRREFLEESFSRLGLHKLSIDEVQKMQWPQLEDEIEKWVKAINVALRILFPSERRLCDRIFLGLSSAADLSFMEVCRGSTIQLLNFADAVAIGSRAPERLFKVLDVYEAVRDLMPEFELIFSDQYGIPLRNEAITIWKRLGEAIRGVFMELENLIRRDPAKAAVPGGGVHPMTRYVMNYLRAACRSRRTLEQIFEESVGPQGGNFDYRKGDNRALPSSSSLAVRMEWIMEFLESNLEAKSKIYRDNTLSSVFLMNNSRYIVLKVKDNDLGTLLGDDWIRKHEAKIKQYHVNYQRGTWSKVLAVLKIDSNSLSPVAPKSLRDKLKVFNTYFEEICNAQSTWVIVDEYLGEELRASIRGSLIPAYRNFIGRLQAVVDFGKNGDRHIRYSPEDLEAHIGVLFQGSGGGRR; this is translated from the coding sequence ATGGCGGATAACGGCGAGGAGAAGCTCATAGCTATAGCTCGCCAGATTGCCAAGTCTCTTGGCCGTACGGAGACCATGACTGACGATATAATCAAGATATTTTCCAACTTCGATGGAAGATTGCGTGAGAAGCTTACGGAGAAGCTCTCCGACGACGATGTGGAACGAATCCTCAACTCTCTCGACCGGCAGATCTCCACTTGTATCTCCTCCGACAGACCCATTTGGTCCAACTCTGCTGATGCTTCCGCTTTTCTTGATTCTGTCGACCAGTTAATTGCCTGCATCCGTGATTGGACTCCTTTGGCCGATGACAAGAACATCTCCTCTTACCTCGATCGCGCCGAGGATCTACTCCAGCAATCCATGTTTCGCTTGGAGGATGAGTTCAGAACCCTCGCCGAACGCGGCGCCGTCTCGTACGACTTGGTTCGCGGGGAGTCAGCTCATCAGCAAGATTACTCCGACGATGAAGATGATGTTTCTTTGGAAGACGACGATGGTTTCATTCCCGTGGCGCATCCGGTCACGGACTTCGACATAATCATCGACGCGCTGCCGTCTGGTACTATAGGAGACTTGCATGACATCGCCAAGAGGATGGTGGCGGCGGGGTACGTGAAGGAATGCTCCCACGTGTACAGCACCTCCCGGAGGGAGTTCTTGGAGGAGAGCTTTTCTAGACTGGGTCTGCACAAACTGAGCATCGACGAGGTTCAGAAAATGCAGTGGCCGCAGCTGGAAGACGAAATTGAGAAATGGGTCAAAGCCATTAACGTTGCTCTCCGGATTCTTTTTCCTAGCGAGCGGCGCCTGTGTGATCGCATTTTCTTGGGGCTTTCCTCCGCTGCAGACCTTTCATTCATGGAGGTGTGCAGAGGTTCTACGATTCAGCTCCTGAATTTTGCGGATGCAGTGGCTATAGGGAGTCGGGCACCTGAGAGGTTGTTCAAGGTGCTGGATGTTTATGAAGCTGTAAGGGACTTGATGCCTGAATTTGAGTTAATTTTTTCCGATCAGTACGGTATACCTTTAAGAAATGAAGCCATCACTATCTGGAAAAGGCTAGGGGAAGCTATCAGAGGTGTGTTTATGGAGTTGGAGAATTTGATCCGTCGGGACCCGGCAAAGGCTGCTGTTCCTGGTGGCGGAGTACATCCGATGACTCGATACGTGATGAATTATCTCCGTGCAGCATGCCGATCCCGGCGGACTTTAGAACAGATTTTCGAGGAAAGTGTTGGACCTCAGGGTGGCAATTTTGATTACAGGAAAGGGGACAATAGGGCTTTGCCCTCGTCTTCGAGTCTAGCTGTTCGAATGGAATGGATTATGGAGTTTTTGGAGAGTAACCTAGAGGCTAAGTCCAAGATTTACCGGGACAACACATTGAGTTCTGTATTTTTGATGAACAATAGCAGGTATATCGTGCTGAAGGTGAAAGATAATGACTTGGGGACACTCTTGGGAGATGACTGGATAAGGAAACATGAGGCAAAAATAAAGCAATATCATGTGAATTATCAAAGAGGTACATGGAGCAAAGTTTTGGCTGTTCTTAAGATTGATAGCAACTCTCTGTCACCTGTAGCACCCAAGAGTTTAAGAGATAAGCTGAAggtattcaacacatactttgAGGAGATATGCAATGCTCAGTCGACGTGGGTCATCGTGGATGAGTATTTGGGGGAGGAGTTGAGGGCTTCGATTCGTGGGAGTTTAATCCCCGCATATCGGAATTTTATAGGAAGATTGCAGGCCGTAGTTGATTTTGGGAAGAATGGAGATAGGCATATTAGGTATAGCCCGGAGGATCTTGAGGCTCATATTGGTGTGTTGTTTCAAGGAAGTGGCGGTGGAAGAAGATGA